A single genomic interval of Coregonus clupeaformis isolate EN_2021a chromosome 36, ASM2061545v1, whole genome shotgun sequence harbors:
- the LOC121552807 gene encoding estrogen-related receptor gamma-like isoform X3 produces the protein MGDTENGAYLGLTLPPPAKKPLTKIVSHLLVVEPEKIYAMPDPTMPDGYIKALTTLCDLADRELVVIIGWAKHIPGFSSLSLADQMSLLQSAWMEILVLNIVFRSLACEEELVYAEDYVVDEEHARLSGLLDLHVAILPLVRRYKKLSMEREEFVTLKAIALANSDSMHIEDVEAVQRLQDSLHEALQDLEGARHLEDPRRAGKLLMTLPLLRQTAAKAVQHFYSIKVQGKVPMHKLFLEMLEAKA, from the exons ATGGGGGACACAGAGAACGGGGCCTATCTAGGCCTGACGCTCCCCCCTCCTGCCAAAAAACCAT tGACAAAGATTGTGTCTCACCTGCTGGTGGTTGAGCCAGAGAAGATCTATGCCATGCCCGACCCGACCATGCCAGATGGATACATCAAGGCCCTGACCACTCTGTGTGACCTGGCCGACAGAGAACTGGTGGTCATCATCGGCTGGGCCAAACATATCCCAG GCTTCTCTAGCCTGTCTCTGGCAGACCAGATGAGTCTACTGCAGAGTGCATGGATGGAGATCCTGGTCCTGAACATCGTGTTCCGCTCGCTGGCCTGTGAGGAGGAGCTGGTGTATGCTGAGGACTATGTGGTGGACGAGGAGCATGCTCGTCTATCTGGCCTGCTGGACCTGCACGTAGCCATCCTGCCTCTGGTCCGCCGCTATAAGAAGCTGAGCATGGAGAGGGAGGAGTTTGTCACGCTCAAGGCCATCGCCCTTGCCAACTCAG ACTCCATGCATATTGAGGACGTGGAAGCTGTTCAGCGGCTCCAGGACTCTCTCCATGAGGCCTTGCAGGACTTAGAAGGTGCCAGGCACTTGGAGGACCCTCGGCGGGCAGGAAAGCTGCTGATGACCCTTCCCCTGCTCCGTCAGACCGCCGCCAAGGCCGTGCAACACTTCTACAGCATCAAGGTGCAGGGGAAAGTGCCCATGCACAAACTCTTCCTGGAGATGCTGGAGGCCAAGGCTTGA